A part of Deinococcus sp. KNUC1210 genomic DNA contains:
- a CDS encoding GNAT family N-acetyltransferase — protein sequence MTDPARPTLRPATPDDEAFLAQVYISTRPDLEALPLPPDQRAALLSFQTRAQEQHYTSHYPGVERLIVELDGVPVGRLYRWQTAAHQFLLDIALLPRTRRAGLGTQLIQEELRRAAALGLPLRLHVEQSNPARRLYARLGFELLDDQDTAGVYVEMEHAPGHG from the coding sequence ATGACTGACCCGGCAAGGCCCACGCTGCGCCCGGCCACGCCAGACGATGAAGCGTTCCTGGCGCAGGTTTACATCAGTACCCGGCCCGATCTGGAGGCGTTGCCGCTGCCGCCAGATCAGCGGGCGGCCCTGCTGTCGTTTCAGACGCGGGCGCAGGAGCAGCATTACACGTCGCATTACCCCGGCGTAGAGCGGCTGATCGTCGAACTGGACGGCGTGCCCGTCGGGCGGCTGTACCGCTGGCAGACGGCGGCACACCAGTTTCTGCTCGATATTGCGCTGCTGCCCCGAACGCGCCGCGCCGGGCTGGGAACGCAGCTGATTCAGGAAGAGCTGCGGCGGGCGGCGGCACTCGGGCTGCCACTCCGCCTGCATGTCGAGCAGTCGAACCCGGCGCGGCGACTGTATGCCCGGCTGGGGTTTGAATTGCTGGACGATCAGGACACGGCGGGCGTGTACGTGGAGATGGAACACGCGCCCGGACACGGCTGA